A genomic stretch from Salvelinus alpinus chromosome 38, SLU_Salpinus.1, whole genome shotgun sequence includes:
- the LOC139566465 gene encoding mitogen-activated protein kinase kinase kinase kinase 4-like isoform X10: MANDSPAKSLVEIDLASLRDPAGIFELVEVVGNGTYGQVYKGRHVKTGQLAAIKVMDVTEDEEEEIKLEINMLKKYSHHRNIATYYGAFIKKSPPGHDDQLWLVMEFCGAGSITDLVKNTKGNQLKEDWIAYISREILRGLAHLHAHHVIHRDIKGQNVLLTENAEVKLVDFGVSAQLDRTVGRRNTFIGTPYWMAPEVIACDENPEATYDYRSDLWSTGITAIEMAEGAPPLCDMHPMRALFLIPRNPPPRLKSKKWSKKFCSFIEGSLVKNYNQRPPTEQLLKHPFIRDQPNERQVRIHLKDHIDRTKKKRGEKDETEYEYSGSEEEEEDAGEQEGEPSSIVNMPGESTLRKDFIRLQQENKERSEALRRQQLLQEQQLREQEEYKRQLLAERQKRIEQQKEQRRRLEEQQRREREMRRQQEREQRRREQEEKRRMEEMERRRKEDDERRRAEEEKRRSDREQEYIRRQLEEEQRHLEILQQQLLHEQAMLLADERFRKNIQGSPQTAPPTKQPPVPPRSEPFSNGGSSSESVPPAMHRPMEPQVQWSHLAALKSSSAAPPPVVSRSHSFSEPAVPSFAHLHLRSQEPHNHHLHPSAAAPSAARTDPQPLASGPSDEVPPRVPVRTTSRSPVLSRRDSPLQASAPPSNQAVQRNAGSNAEPRLLWDRVEKLVPRPGSGSSSGSSSSQAGSGERFRARSSSKSEGSPLQRPDNAAKKPDDKKDFARPNRPADLTALAKELRAVEDVRPPNKVTDYSSSSEESGTTDEDDDEEVDQDAADESTSGAEDTRAGRGLSNGETASLKTLLAHDDSENDLTTPSKDGTLVIRQSAGDKKRPAVNVSSSSSGPSAAHGQAVQAHTPPGPGNGHQEKNGFAGRIHLLPDLIQQSHHSPTSSSSSISNSPSSSSSHVSPAMSPQTPLDKLTAIETQSASNTMQKHKSSSSFTPFIDPRLLQVSPSSGSSLNNMAAFGNDGRLVDALRADPSRKGSVVNVNPVNTRPQSDTPEIRKYKKRFNSEILCAALWGVNLLVGTESGLMLLDRSGQGKVYPLISRRRIQQMDVLEGLNVLVTISGKKNKLRVYYLSWLRNKILHNDPEVEKKQGWVTVGELEGCVHYKVVKYERIKFLVLALKNSVEVYAWAPKPYHKFMAFKSFGDLVHKPLLVDLTVEEGQRLKVIYGSSNGFHAVDVDSGAVYDIYLPTHIQTNIQSHAIIILPNTDGIELLVCYEDEGVYVNTYGRITKDVVLQWGEMPTSVAYIRSNQIMGWGEKAIEIRSVETGHLDGVFMHKRAQRLKFLCERNDKVFFASVRSGGSSQVYFMTLGRTSLLSW, translated from the exons gatgaggaggaggaaatcAAACTGGAGATCAATATGCTCAAGAAGTACTCCCATCACAGAAACATTGCCACGTACTACGGTGCTTTTATCAAGAAGAGTCCCCCGGGGCATGATGACCAACTGTGG ctgGTGATGGAGTTCTGTGGGGCGGGCTCCATCACAGACCTGGTGAAGAACACTAAAGGCAACCAGCTCAAGGAGGACTGGATCGCCTACATCTCCAGAGAAATCCTCCGG ggACTGGCCCACCTGCACGCCCACCACGTCATCCACCGTGACATCAAGGGACAGAACGTTCTGCTCACAGAGAACGCCGAGGTCAAGCTTG TGGACTTTGGCGTGAGCGCCCAGTTGGACCGGACGGTGGGGAGGAGGAACACATTCATCGGGACTCCCTATTGGATGGCGCCCGAGGTCATTGCCTGTGACGAGAACCCTGAGGCCACCTACGACTACAGA AGTGACTTGTGGTCAACTGGAATCACTGCCATTGAAATGGCCGAAGGAGCTCCTC CGCTGTGCGACATGCATCCGATGCGAGCACTCTTCCTCATCCCAAGGAACCCTCCCCCGCGACTCAAGTCCAAGAAGTG GTCTAAGAAGTTTTGCAGCTTCATAGAGGGCTCCCTGGTGAAGAACTACAACCAGCGCCCCCCCACCGAGCAGCTGCTCAAGCACCCGTTCATCAGAGACCAGCCCAACGAGAGGCAGGTCCGCATCCATCTCAAAGACCACATTGACCGCACCAAGaagaagaggggggagaaag atgagactgaatatgaGTACAGCGggagtgaggaggaagaggaggatgctggagagcaagagggagagccTAG CTCCATAGTGAACATGCCGGGTGAGTCGACGCTGCGTAAGGACTTCATCCGGCTGCAGCAGGAGAACAAGGAGCGCTCGGAGGCGCTGCGCCGACAGCAGCTCCTGCAGGAGCAGCAGCTCCGTGAGCAGGAGGAGTACAAGCGCCAACTACTGGCCGAGAGGCAGAAACGCATTGAGCAACAGAAGGAGCAGAGGAGGCGACTGGAGGAG CAACAGCGACGCGAGCGCGAGATGAGGAGGCAGCAGGAGCGTGAGCAGCGCCGCCGCGAGCAGGAGGAGAAGAGGCGCATGGAGGAGATGGAACGACGGCGGAAAGAGGACGATGAGCGCCGGAGGGCggaggaggagaaaaggaggagCGACCGTGAGCAG GAGTACATTCGTCGGCAgctggaggaggagcagaggcaCCTGGAGATCCTGCAGCAGCAGCTGCTCCATGAACAGGCCATGCTCCTG GCCGACGAGCGCTTCCGAAAGAACATTCAGGGCTCCCCCCAGACCGCCCCACCCACCAAGCAGCCCCCCGTGCCCCCCCGCTCCGAACCATTCTCTAACGGCGGCTCCTCCTCCGAGTCTGTCCCGCCTGCCATGCACCGGCCCATGGAACCACAG GTCCAGTGGTCCCACCTGGCCGCTCTTAAGAGCAGCAGCGCCGCCCCGCCCCCCGTCGTGTCTCGCTCCCATTCCTTCAGTGAACCCGCGGTTCCTAGTTTTGCACATCTCCATCTGCGCTCCCAGGAGCCCCACAACCACCACCTTCACCCCTCTGCTGCCGCACCATCAGCTGCACGCACTGACCCCCAGCCCCTCGCCTCGGGCCCCAGCGACGAGGTGCCCCCCAGG GTTCCAGTGAGGACAACATCCAGGTCCCCTGTGCTGTCACGCAGAGACTCTCCTCTCCAGGCCTCTGCCCCGCCTAGCAACCAGGCAGTACAGAGGAACGCCGGCAG TAATGCGGAGCCACGTCTGCTGTGGGACCGAGTGGAGAAGCTGGTTCCCAGGCCTGGCAGTGGCAGCTCCTCTGGCTCCTCCAGCTCCCAGGCCGGCTCTGGGGAGAGGTTCAGAGCACGCT CATCGTCTAAGTCTGAGGGCTCCCCACTGCAACGCCCCGACAACGCTGCCAAAAAGCCTGACGACAAGAAGGACTTTGCCCGACCCAACCGGCCAGCC GACCTGACGGCCCTGGCCAAAGAGCTGCGGGCAGTGGAGGATGTGCGTCCCCCCAACAAGGTGACAGACTACTCCTCCTCCAGCGAGGAGTCAGGGACCACCGACGAAGACGATGATGAAGAAGTGGACCAGGACGCAGCAGACGAGTCCACCTCGGGAGCAGAGGATACCAGGGCCGG GAGAGGTCTGAGTAACGGAGAGACTGCATCCCTGAAGACCTTACTGGCCCACGACGACTCAGAGAACGACCTCACCACACCCTCCAAGGATGGCACCTTGGTCATCAGACAG AGCGCGGGCGACAAAAAGCGCCCGGCAGTCAAtgtctcttcatcctcctccggTCCCAGTGCGGCTCACGGTCAAGCCGTTCAAGCACATACTCCTCCCGGTCCCGGTAACGGTCACCAGGAGAAAAACGGTTTTGCCGGCCGCATTCACCTGCTGCCAGACCTTATTCAGCAGAGCCACCACTCCCCcacctcttcctcatcttccATCTCcaactccccctcctcctcctccagccatGTCAGCCCAGCCATGTCCCCCCAGACccccctggacaagctcactgccATCGAG ACCCAATCGGCCAGCAACACCATGCAGAAACACAAGTCTTCCTCCTCATTCACCCCCTTCATCGACCCGCGCCTCCTGCAGGTCTCCCCCTCCAGCGGCAGCTCCCTCAACAACATGG CGGCCTTCGGGAACGACGGGAGGCTGGTGGACGCCCTGAGGGCTGACCCGTCACGTAAGGGCTCCGTGGTCAATGTGAACCCGGTCAACACACGCCCCCAGAGCGACACGCCTGAGATCCGCAAGTACAAGAAGAGGTTCAACTCTGAGATCCTGTGTGCTGCACTATGGG GTGTCAACCTGCTGGTGGGGACAGAGAGTGGTCTGATGCTGCTGGACCGTAGCGGTCAGGGGAAGGTCTACCCCCTCATCAGCCGACGGCGCATCCAGCAGATGGACGTCCTGGAGGGACTCAACGTCCTGGTCACTATATCAG ggaagaaGAACAAGTTGCGTGTGTACTACCTGTCCTGGCTGAGGAACAAGATTTTGCACAACGACCCAGAGGTGGAGAAGAAGCAGGGCTGGGTCACTGTAGGAGAGCTGGAGGGCTGCGTACACTACAAAGTCG TGAAATATGAGAGGATCAAGTTCTTGGTTCTTGCCTTGAAGAACTCTGTGGAGGTCTATGCGTGGGCCCCCAAGCCGTACCACAAGTTCATGGCCTTCAAG TCGTTTGGTGACCTGGTGCACAAGCCCCTGCTGGTTGACCTGACGGTGGAGGAGGGCCAGAGGTTAAAGGTAATCTACGGCTCCAGCAACGGCTTCCACGCCGTGGACGTGGACTCTGGGGCGGTTTACGACATCTACCTTCCCACACAC ATCCAGACCAATATCCAGTCCCATGCCATCATCATCCTGCCCAACACGGACGGTATTGAGCTGCTGGTGTGTTACGAGGATGAGGGCGTCTACGTCAACACCTACGGACGCATCACCAAAGACGTGGTGCTGCAATGGGGCGAGATGCCTACCTCAGTGG cctacattAGGTCCAACCAGATCATGGGCTGGGGGGAGAAGGCCATAGAGATCAGGTCTGTGGAGACAGGACACCTGGACGGGGTCTTCATGCACAAGAGAGCCCAGAGACTCAAGTTCCTGTGTGAGAGGAATGACAAG GTGTTCTTTGCGTCGGTGCGTTCTGGAGGTTCCAGCCAGGTCTACTTCATGACCCTGGGCCGTACCTCCCTGCTTAGCtggtag
- the LOC139566465 gene encoding mitogen-activated protein kinase kinase kinase kinase 4-like isoform X1 has product MANDSPAKSLVEIDLASLRDPAGIFELVEVVGNGTYGQVYKGRHVKTGQLAAIKVMDVTEDEEEEIKLEINMLKKYSHHRNIATYYGAFIKKSPPGHDDQLWLVMEFCGAGSITDLVKNTKGNQLKEDWIAYISREILRGLAHLHAHHVIHRDIKGQNVLLTENAEVKLVDFGVSAQLDRTVGRRNTFIGTPYWMAPEVIACDENPEATYDYRSDLWSTGITAIEMAEGAPPLCDMHPMRALFLIPRNPPPRLKSKKWSKKFCSFIEGSLVKNYNQRPPTEQLLKHPFIRDQPNERQVRIHLKDHIDRTKKKRGEKDETEYEYSGSEEEEEDAGEQEGEPSSIVNMPGESTLRKDFIRLQQENKERSEALRRQQLLQEQQLREQEEYKRQLLAERQKRIEQQKEQRRRLEEGIPTRISALPVCRIPEVLSLLPPPGASQQQRREREMRRQQEREQRRREQEEKRRMEEMERRRKEDDERRRAEEEKRRSDREQEYIRRQLEEEQRHLEILQQQLLHEQAMLLEFKWRELEEQRKAERLHKRLQQEQAYLLSLQHDNKPPQPCEKTEDPKRMSPDSTSKAPQTTSPGPVGDRAPAPQPQFLNNSNAIASRRTSCDNTRSPQAHFLDNVTANAPRRMSSDTTKSPQTMSRDNTTKAPQKLYPNSVDKDSEKTTSDNSDSLATQSTDVTKPSQTGGLDGPKSPQTDRSEPSDALGDPQPIREADERFRKNIQGSPQTAPPTKQPPVPPRSEPFSNGGSSSESVPPAMHRPMEPQVQWSHLAALKSSSAAPPPVVSRSHSFSEPAVPSFAHLHLRSQEPHNHHLHPSAAAPSAARTDPQPLASGPSDEVPPRVPVRTTSRSPVLSRRDSPLQASAPPSNQAVQRNAGSNAEPRLLWDRVEKLVPRPGSGSSSGSSSSQAGSGERFRARSSSKSEGSPLQRPDNAAKKPDDKKDFARPNRPADLTALAKELRAVEDVRPPNKVTDYSSSSEESGTTDEDDDEEVDQDAADESTSGAEDTRAGRGLSNGETASLKTLLAHDDSENDLTTPSKDGTLVIRQSAGDKKRPAVNVSSSSSGPSAAHGQAVQAHTPPGPGNGHQEKNGFAGRIHLLPDLIQQSHHSPTSSSSSISNSPSSSSSHVSPAMSPQTPLDKLTAIETQSASNTMQKHKSSSSFTPFIDPRLLQVSPSSGSSLNNMAAFGNDGRLVDALRADPSRKGSVVNVNPVNTRPQSDTPEIRKYKKRFNSEILCAALWGVNLLVGTESGLMLLDRSGQGKVYPLISRRRIQQMDVLEGLNVLVTISGKKNKLRVYYLSWLRNKILHNDPEVEKKQGWVTVGELEGCVHYKVVKYERIKFLVLALKNSVEVYAWAPKPYHKFMAFKSFGDLVHKPLLVDLTVEEGQRLKVIYGSSNGFHAVDVDSGAVYDIYLPTHIQTNIQSHAIIILPNTDGIELLVCYEDEGVYVNTYGRITKDVVLQWGEMPTSVAYIRSNQIMGWGEKAIEIRSVETGHLDGVFMHKRAQRLKFLCERNDKVFFASVRSGGSSQVYFMTLGRTSLLSW; this is encoded by the exons gatgaggaggaggaaatcAAACTGGAGATCAATATGCTCAAGAAGTACTCCCATCACAGAAACATTGCCACGTACTACGGTGCTTTTATCAAGAAGAGTCCCCCGGGGCATGATGACCAACTGTGG ctgGTGATGGAGTTCTGTGGGGCGGGCTCCATCACAGACCTGGTGAAGAACACTAAAGGCAACCAGCTCAAGGAGGACTGGATCGCCTACATCTCCAGAGAAATCCTCCGG ggACTGGCCCACCTGCACGCCCACCACGTCATCCACCGTGACATCAAGGGACAGAACGTTCTGCTCACAGAGAACGCCGAGGTCAAGCTTG TGGACTTTGGCGTGAGCGCCCAGTTGGACCGGACGGTGGGGAGGAGGAACACATTCATCGGGACTCCCTATTGGATGGCGCCCGAGGTCATTGCCTGTGACGAGAACCCTGAGGCCACCTACGACTACAGA AGTGACTTGTGGTCAACTGGAATCACTGCCATTGAAATGGCCGAAGGAGCTCCTC CGCTGTGCGACATGCATCCGATGCGAGCACTCTTCCTCATCCCAAGGAACCCTCCCCCGCGACTCAAGTCCAAGAAGTG GTCTAAGAAGTTTTGCAGCTTCATAGAGGGCTCCCTGGTGAAGAACTACAACCAGCGCCCCCCCACCGAGCAGCTGCTCAAGCACCCGTTCATCAGAGACCAGCCCAACGAGAGGCAGGTCCGCATCCATCTCAAAGACCACATTGACCGCACCAAGaagaagaggggggagaaag atgagactgaatatgaGTACAGCGggagtgaggaggaagaggaggatgctggagagcaagagggagagccTAG CTCCATAGTGAACATGCCGGGTGAGTCGACGCTGCGTAAGGACTTCATCCGGCTGCAGCAGGAGAACAAGGAGCGCTCGGAGGCGCTGCGCCGACAGCAGCTCCTGCAGGAGCAGCAGCTCCGTGAGCAGGAGGAGTACAAGCGCCAACTACTGGCCGAGAGGCAGAAACGCATTGAGCAACAGAAGGAGCAGAGGAGGCGACTGGAGGAG GGAATCCCAACTAGAATTTCAGCTCTCCCTGTGTGTCGTATCCCTGAGGTTCTCTCTCTGTTGCCCCCTCCTGGTGCCTCACAGCAACAGCGACGCGAGCGCGAGATGAGGAGGCAGCAGGAGCGTGAGCAGCGCCGCCGCGAGCAGGAGGAGAAGAGGCGCATGGAGGAGATGGAACGACGGCGGAAAGAGGACGATGAGCGCCGGAGGGCggaggaggagaaaaggaggagCGACCGTGAGCAG GAGTACATTCGTCGGCAgctggaggaggagcagaggcaCCTGGAGATCCTGCAGCAGCAGCTGCTCCATGAACAGGCCATGCTCCTG GAGTTCAAATGGCGGGAGCTGGAGGAGCAGCGGAAGGCAGAGCGTCTCCACAAGCGTCTGCAGCAGGAGCAGGCCTATCTGCTGTCCCTCCAGCACGACAATAAACCACCGCAGCCCTGCGAAAAGACTGAAGACCCCAAGAGAATGTCCCCTGACAGTACTAGCAAAGCCCCTCAGACAACGTCCCCAGGCCCTGTTGGCGATAGAGCCCCAGCTCCACAACCCCAATTCCTCAATAATTCTAATGCTATTGCTTCACGGAGAACGTCCTGCGATAACACTAGGTCCCCACAAGCCCATTTCCTGGACAACGTTACTGCTAACGCCCCACGGAGAATGTCCTCGGATACCACAAAGTCCCCACAAACCATGTCCCGGGATAATACTACCAAGGCCCCTCAGAAACTGTACCCCAACAGTGTTGATAAAGACTCAGAAAAGACCACCTCTGACAATAGCGATTCCCTAGCCACCCAGTCTACAGACGTTACTAAACCCTCACAGACCGGGGGCCTAGACGGCCCCAAGTCCCCACAGACAGACCGCTCGGAGCCTAGCGACGCTCTCGGTGATCCTCAGCCAATCAGAGAG GCCGACGAGCGCTTCCGAAAGAACATTCAGGGCTCCCCCCAGACCGCCCCACCCACCAAGCAGCCCCCCGTGCCCCCCCGCTCCGAACCATTCTCTAACGGCGGCTCCTCCTCCGAGTCTGTCCCGCCTGCCATGCACCGGCCCATGGAACCACAG GTCCAGTGGTCCCACCTGGCCGCTCTTAAGAGCAGCAGCGCCGCCCCGCCCCCCGTCGTGTCTCGCTCCCATTCCTTCAGTGAACCCGCGGTTCCTAGTTTTGCACATCTCCATCTGCGCTCCCAGGAGCCCCACAACCACCACCTTCACCCCTCTGCTGCCGCACCATCAGCTGCACGCACTGACCCCCAGCCCCTCGCCTCGGGCCCCAGCGACGAGGTGCCCCCCAGG GTTCCAGTGAGGACAACATCCAGGTCCCCTGTGCTGTCACGCAGAGACTCTCCTCTCCAGGCCTCTGCCCCGCCTAGCAACCAGGCAGTACAGAGGAACGCCGGCAG TAATGCGGAGCCACGTCTGCTGTGGGACCGAGTGGAGAAGCTGGTTCCCAGGCCTGGCAGTGGCAGCTCCTCTGGCTCCTCCAGCTCCCAGGCCGGCTCTGGGGAGAGGTTCAGAGCACGCT CATCGTCTAAGTCTGAGGGCTCCCCACTGCAACGCCCCGACAACGCTGCCAAAAAGCCTGACGACAAGAAGGACTTTGCCCGACCCAACCGGCCAGCC GACCTGACGGCCCTGGCCAAAGAGCTGCGGGCAGTGGAGGATGTGCGTCCCCCCAACAAGGTGACAGACTACTCCTCCTCCAGCGAGGAGTCAGGGACCACCGACGAAGACGATGATGAAGAAGTGGACCAGGACGCAGCAGACGAGTCCACCTCGGGAGCAGAGGATACCAGGGCCGG GAGAGGTCTGAGTAACGGAGAGACTGCATCCCTGAAGACCTTACTGGCCCACGACGACTCAGAGAACGACCTCACCACACCCTCCAAGGATGGCACCTTGGTCATCAGACAG AGCGCGGGCGACAAAAAGCGCCCGGCAGTCAAtgtctcttcatcctcctccggTCCCAGTGCGGCTCACGGTCAAGCCGTTCAAGCACATACTCCTCCCGGTCCCGGTAACGGTCACCAGGAGAAAAACGGTTTTGCCGGCCGCATTCACCTGCTGCCAGACCTTATTCAGCAGAGCCACCACTCCCCcacctcttcctcatcttccATCTCcaactccccctcctcctcctccagccatGTCAGCCCAGCCATGTCCCCCCAGACccccctggacaagctcactgccATCGAG ACCCAATCGGCCAGCAACACCATGCAGAAACACAAGTCTTCCTCCTCATTCACCCCCTTCATCGACCCGCGCCTCCTGCAGGTCTCCCCCTCCAGCGGCAGCTCCCTCAACAACATGG CGGCCTTCGGGAACGACGGGAGGCTGGTGGACGCCCTGAGGGCTGACCCGTCACGTAAGGGCTCCGTGGTCAATGTGAACCCGGTCAACACACGCCCCCAGAGCGACACGCCTGAGATCCGCAAGTACAAGAAGAGGTTCAACTCTGAGATCCTGTGTGCTGCACTATGGG GTGTCAACCTGCTGGTGGGGACAGAGAGTGGTCTGATGCTGCTGGACCGTAGCGGTCAGGGGAAGGTCTACCCCCTCATCAGCCGACGGCGCATCCAGCAGATGGACGTCCTGGAGGGACTCAACGTCCTGGTCACTATATCAG ggaagaaGAACAAGTTGCGTGTGTACTACCTGTCCTGGCTGAGGAACAAGATTTTGCACAACGACCCAGAGGTGGAGAAGAAGCAGGGCTGGGTCACTGTAGGAGAGCTGGAGGGCTGCGTACACTACAAAGTCG TGAAATATGAGAGGATCAAGTTCTTGGTTCTTGCCTTGAAGAACTCTGTGGAGGTCTATGCGTGGGCCCCCAAGCCGTACCACAAGTTCATGGCCTTCAAG TCGTTTGGTGACCTGGTGCACAAGCCCCTGCTGGTTGACCTGACGGTGGAGGAGGGCCAGAGGTTAAAGGTAATCTACGGCTCCAGCAACGGCTTCCACGCCGTGGACGTGGACTCTGGGGCGGTTTACGACATCTACCTTCCCACACAC ATCCAGACCAATATCCAGTCCCATGCCATCATCATCCTGCCCAACACGGACGGTATTGAGCTGCTGGTGTGTTACGAGGATGAGGGCGTCTACGTCAACACCTACGGACGCATCACCAAAGACGTGGTGCTGCAATGGGGCGAGATGCCTACCTCAGTGG cctacattAGGTCCAACCAGATCATGGGCTGGGGGGAGAAGGCCATAGAGATCAGGTCTGTGGAGACAGGACACCTGGACGGGGTCTTCATGCACAAGAGAGCCCAGAGACTCAAGTTCCTGTGTGAGAGGAATGACAAG GTGTTCTTTGCGTCGGTGCGTTCTGGAGGTTCCAGCCAGGTCTACTTCATGACCCTGGGCCGTACCTCCCTGCTTAGCtggtag